The following coding sequences are from one Leptolyngbya sp. NIES-3755 window:
- a CDS encoding glycosyl transferase family 2 (similar to AA sequence:cyanobase_aa:LBDG_02460) — MQLSFCIIVKNEEKNLPRCLASVQGFADEMIVLDTGSSDRTIEIAKSFGAQVHSFIWCNDFSAARNESLKYAQGDWVFVLDADEVLVPEIVPILKSAIEQDDYLVFNLVRQEIGAAQSPYSLISRLFRRHPEIWFTRPYHAMIDDRVIELLQREPHWKIGSIPEVAILHEGYQADVIASRDKVNKARSTMEGFLATHPNDPYVCSKLGALYVQVGETEKGIELLERGLSTVEDVSTKYELHYHLGSVYSESNIEKAAQHYQEAIQQPILPMLKLGAINNLGSLLKNCGDFQNAQILYQQALKIDPNFAIAHCNLGATLKAMGQFTQAIGHYRDAISLDPNYAEAYQNLGVVLLKIGQVSESLEAFRKAISLHQRHNPPEAERLQQGLREMGLW; from the coding sequence ATGCAATTGAGCTTTTGTATCATCGTCAAGAATGAAGAGAAGAATTTGCCGCGCTGTTTAGCGAGTGTGCAGGGTTTTGCCGATGAAATGATCGTGTTGGATACAGGGTCAAGCGATCGCACCATTGAAATCGCAAAATCGTTCGGTGCACAGGTTCACTCCTTTATATGGTGCAATGATTTTTCGGCGGCTCGAAATGAATCGCTGAAGTATGCCCAAGGCGATTGGGTATTTGTACTCGATGCGGATGAGGTGCTTGTACCAGAAATTGTGCCAATTTTGAAAAGCGCGATCGAACAGGACGATTATTTAGTCTTTAATCTCGTTCGGCAAGAAATTGGAGCCGCGCAATCTCCTTATTCTCTAATTTCAAGATTATTTAGACGACATCCTGAGATTTGGTTTACTCGTCCGTATCACGCGATGATTGACGATCGAGTAATAGAATTGTTGCAGCGTGAACCGCATTGGAAAATTGGATCGATTCCAGAAGTCGCGATTTTGCATGAGGGTTATCAAGCGGATGTGATTGCGAGTCGGGACAAGGTGAATAAAGCTCGATCGACAATGGAAGGCTTTTTGGCAACGCATCCAAATGATCCTTATGTATGCAGTAAGTTAGGGGCGCTCTATGTTCAGGTAGGTGAAACTGAGAAAGGGATTGAACTTCTAGAGCGGGGATTATCAACGGTTGAAGATGTCTCGACAAAATACGAACTGCATTATCACTTGGGTAGCGTTTATTCAGAATCGAATATCGAGAAAGCGGCTCAACATTATCAGGAAGCGATTCAGCAGCCGATTCTACCGATGCTGAAATTAGGAGCAATTAATAATTTGGGCAGCTTGTTGAAAAACTGTGGTGATTTTCAGAATGCACAGATTTTGTATCAGCAAGCTTTGAAGATTGATCCGAATTTTGCGATCGCTCATTGCAATCTAGGGGCAACGCTCAAAGCAATGGGACAGTTTACTCAAGCGATCGGACATTATCGAGATGCAATCTCTCTCGATCCGAATTATGCCGAAGCTTATCAAAATTTGGGTGTAGTCTTGCTGAAAATCGGTCAAGTGTCTGAAAGTTTGGAAGCCTTTAGGAAAGCGATCTCGCTTCATCAGCGACATAATCCACCCGAAGCGGAACGGCTCCAGCAAGGATTGAGAGAAATGGGACTATGGTGA
- a CDS encoding FtsH peptidase (similar to AA sequence:cyanobase_aa:LBDG_02440): MNKRWRNAGLYALLAIVVIALATAVFDKQPQTRETWRYSEFISQVEKNNVNKVSLSSDRSRAVVQSQDGSRILVNLPSDPELINILTRNQVDISVLPASDGNDFWLRAVSSLFFPVLLLVGLFFLLRRAQNGPGNQAMNFGKSKARVQMEPQTQVTFNDVAGIDQAKLELNEVVDFLKNADRFTAVGAKIPKGVLLVGPPGTGKTLLAKAVAGEAGVPFFSISGSEFVEMFVGVGASRVRDLFEQAKTNAPCIVFIDEIDAVGRQRGAGLGGGNDEREQTLNQLLTEMDGFEGNTGIIIIAATNRPDVLDAALLRPGRFDRQVVVDRPDYAGRLEVLNVHARGKTLSKDVDLEKIARRTPGFTGADLSNLLNEAAILAARRNLTEVSMDEINDAIDRVLAGPEKKDRVMSEKRKELVAYHEAGHALVGALMPDYDPVQKISIIPRGRAGGLTWFTPSEDRMDSGLYSRSYLQNQMAVALGGRIAEELVFGEEEVTTGASNDLQQVARVAKQMVTRFGMSDRLGPVALGRQQGNMFLGRDIAAERDFSEETAAAIDDEVRNLVEQAYRRAKAVLVQNRPVLDKLAEMLVEKETVDSEELQELLSTNEVHIAAIA; encoded by the coding sequence GTGAACAAGCGGTGGAGAAATGCAGGGCTATATGCGCTTTTAGCGATCGTCGTGATTGCCTTAGCAACGGCGGTTTTTGATAAGCAACCCCAAACTCGTGAAACCTGGCGCTACAGCGAGTTTATTTCACAAGTTGAGAAAAACAACGTCAATAAAGTCAGTCTCAGTTCCGATCGCTCACGCGCAGTGGTTCAATCCCAAGACGGTAGCCGCATCTTGGTGAACCTGCCGAGCGACCCCGAACTGATCAACATTCTGACCCGCAACCAAGTCGATATTTCCGTCCTGCCTGCCAGCGATGGCAACGATTTCTGGCTTCGTGCCGTGAGTAGCCTGTTCTTCCCAGTCTTGCTGCTGGTGGGTCTATTCTTCCTGTTGCGCCGCGCTCAAAATGGTCCAGGTAACCAAGCGATGAACTTCGGCAAGTCGAAAGCCAGAGTTCAAATGGAGCCTCAAACTCAAGTCACGTTCAACGATGTGGCTGGAATTGACCAAGCGAAACTCGAATTGAACGAAGTTGTAGACTTCTTGAAAAATGCCGATCGCTTTACCGCAGTTGGAGCCAAAATTCCCAAGGGTGTTCTCTTAGTGGGACCTCCTGGAACGGGTAAAACTCTTCTGGCGAAAGCGGTCGCAGGTGAAGCGGGTGTTCCGTTCTTCTCGATCTCTGGTTCTGAATTCGTGGAAATGTTCGTGGGTGTGGGCGCTTCCCGTGTCCGCGACTTGTTCGAGCAAGCGAAAACGAACGCACCTTGTATCGTCTTTATCGATGAAATTGATGCGGTCGGTCGTCAGCGCGGAGCGGGTCTTGGTGGCGGTAACGATGAACGGGAACAAACCTTGAACCAACTCTTAACCGAGATGGATGGTTTTGAAGGCAATACCGGAATCATCATCATCGCAGCGACGAACCGTCCTGATGTCTTGGATGCAGCGTTATTGCGTCCGGGTCGTTTTGACCGTCAAGTGGTGGTCGATCGTCCTGATTATGCAGGTCGTCTCGAAGTCCTCAACGTTCACGCTCGTGGCAAAACCTTGTCGAAAGACGTTGACCTCGAAAAAATTGCTCGTCGGACTCCTGGATTCACCGGAGCAGACTTGTCGAACTTGCTGAACGAAGCGGCAATTCTCGCAGCTCGTCGCAATTTGACCGAAGTTTCAATGGATGAGATTAACGATGCCATCGATCGTGTTCTCGCGGGTCCTGAGAAGAAAGACCGTGTGATGAGCGAAAAGCGTAAAGAGTTGGTCGCTTACCACGAAGCAGGACACGCCCTTGTCGGTGCATTGATGCCCGATTACGACCCTGTTCAAAAAATCAGCATCATTCCTCGTGGTCGTGCAGGGGGGTTAACCTGGTTTACCCCAAGCGAAGACCGGATGGATTCGGGCTTATATTCCCGCTCCTACCTGCAAAACCAAATGGCGGTTGCACTCGGTGGTCGAATTGCTGAAGAACTCGTCTTTGGTGAAGAAGAAGTCACCACAGGCGCATCGAATGACCTTCAGCAAGTGGCACGAGTCGCGAAGCAGATGGTGACGCGATTTGGAATGAGCGATCGCTTAGGTCCAGTTGCCCTCGGTCGTCAGCAAGGCAATATGTTCCTTGGTCGGGACATCGCCGCAGAACGGGACTTCTCAGAGGAAACCGCAGCCGCGATCGATGACGAGGTTCGGAACTTAGTTGAGCAAGCGTATCGTCGTGCGAAGGCTGTTCTGGTTCAAAATCGTCCGGTTCTGGATAAATTGGCTGAAATGCTGGTTGAGAAAGAAACGGTGGATTCTGAAGAACTGCAAGAACTTCTCAGCACTAATGAAGTGCATATTGCAGCGATCGCATAA
- a CDS encoding S-adenosylmethionine decarboxylase proenzyme (similar to AA sequence:cyanobase_aa:CYB_0057), with product MKKQFCSLGEVASMPIGSHCILELFGCPSTLLDDVGFIQEVVKEAVKRAKATLLKEISYQFEPFGVTALALLSESHISIHTWPESGYIAIDVFTCGEHTQPEQACLCFVEAFQASNHSLMTLHRGQFAPTIHSTIKHLEGDHLSSELEKITVKTSL from the coding sequence ATGAAAAAGCAATTTTGCTCGCTTGGCGAAGTAGCTTCGATGCCGATCGGAAGCCACTGCATTCTTGAACTTTTTGGTTGTCCATCAACGTTGCTTGACGACGTTGGATTTATTCAAGAAGTTGTGAAAGAAGCGGTTAAGCGAGCCAAAGCAACCTTACTGAAGGAAATCTCTTACCAGTTTGAGCCGTTTGGCGTGACAGCACTCGCACTTCTGAGTGAATCTCACATTTCGATTCATACCTGGCCCGAAAGCGGCTACATTGCGATCGATGTATTTACCTGTGGAGAACATACTCAACCAGAGCAAGCTTGTCTCTGCTTTGTAGAAGCGTTTCAAGCCAGCAATCACTCGCTGATGACCCTTCATCGAGGTCAATTTGCGCCAACTATCCACTCCACAATTAAACATCTAGAAGGAGACCATCTATCTTCAGAATTGGAAAAAATTACCGTCAAGACAAGTTTATAA
- a CDS encoding D-alanine--D-alanine ligase (similar to AA sequence:cyanobase_aa:cce_3118) encodes MKVCILQPECSQSSVESQYSTQYFHLLPEDQVDRVLLKKATIYTQLKQLKKQSYDVFVNLCRGYRENDFASCSEVSAVLEDLNLPHTGSALVLYDSPKNAMKHIAYYGGVETPSFAVAETLIEVEAACRDLNFPLFIKPNAATDCFEIDARSYITTHAELVSKAANLLAHCDSVLIEEYVVGREFTVLVAANPDDPQLAIAYRSVEVVFSQDEPFQTEEFRKRSQSSCYVLCSDQELDSRLREASEQLFSQINQGGYACFDFRVDEAGEIFFLDVNYPCSIFNPEGKEAIADYVLKLNGISQSEFLKQIVAAGITRHQRRQKKYQVKKSSIATYGIFAVQTLEAGETIVSGEHQLQRVVTRSHAKSQWTVAKQKMFLRYTYPLSQGVFVLRDPNHPAEWLLQNHSCDPNTAYQGLDLVAIKPIVMGDELTVDFATFLDENGLEFECQCGSDHCRGWIRLEACCESVKSLEFSKL; translated from the coding sequence ATGAAAGTGTGCATCCTGCAACCTGAATGTTCTCAATCTTCAGTAGAGTCACAGTACTCTACTCAATACTTCCATCTGCTACCTGAAGATCAAGTCGATCGAGTACTTCTAAAGAAGGCAACCATTTACACTCAGCTTAAGCAGTTAAAGAAGCAAAGTTACGATGTTTTTGTGAACCTTTGCAGAGGTTACCGAGAGAATGATTTTGCTTCATGTTCCGAAGTGTCGGCTGTTTTAGAAGATCTCAACCTGCCTCATACGGGTTCTGCCTTGGTTTTGTATGACTCTCCTAAAAATGCAATGAAACATATTGCTTACTATGGAGGAGTAGAAACGCCGTCTTTTGCAGTTGCAGAAACGTTAATTGAGGTAGAAGCTGCTTGCCGCGATTTGAATTTTCCTCTATTTATCAAGCCGAATGCTGCTACAGATTGCTTTGAGATTGATGCACGATCGTACATCACAACCCACGCAGAACTTGTGAGTAAAGCGGCGAATCTTCTCGCCCATTGTGATAGCGTTCTGATCGAAGAGTATGTGGTGGGACGCGAGTTTACGGTACTTGTAGCAGCTAATCCAGACGATCCGCAGTTGGCGATCGCTTACCGATCAGTCGAAGTCGTATTTTCTCAAGACGAGCCTTTTCAGACCGAGGAATTTAGGAAGCGATCGCAATCAAGCTGCTATGTTCTTTGTTCTGATCAGGAGCTAGATTCGCGTCTGCGAGAAGCCTCTGAGCAGCTTTTTTCTCAGATTAATCAAGGAGGCTATGCTTGTTTTGACTTCCGGGTGGATGAAGCGGGAGAAATCTTTTTCTTGGATGTGAACTACCCCTGTTCAATCTTCAATCCTGAAGGAAAAGAAGCGATCGCAGATTATGTTTTGAAGTTGAACGGAATCAGCCAATCTGAGTTTCTCAAGCAGATCGTTGCAGCCGGAATCACAAGACACCAACGCCGTCAAAAGAAATACCAAGTCAAGAAAAGCTCGATCGCGACCTACGGAATCTTCGCAGTTCAAACGCTGGAGGCAGGGGAAACGATTGTTTCTGGAGAACACCAGTTGCAAAGAGTCGTCACTCGTTCTCATGCAAAGTCACAATGGACAGTCGCAAAGCAAAAAATGTTCTTACGTTACACCTATCCTTTGAGTCAGGGAGTTTTTGTCTTACGTGATCCAAATCACCCTGCTGAATGGCTACTGCAAAATCATTCCTGCGATCCGAACACTGCCTATCAAGGACTCGATCTCGTTGCCATTAAACCGATTGTAATGGGTGACGAATTAACCGTAGATTTCGCGACATTTCTAGATGAAAATGGATTGGAATTTGAGTGTCAATGCGGTTCGGATCATTGCCGGGGATGGATTCGGCTTGAAGCGTGCTGCGAAAGCGTCAAAAGCCTTGAGTTCTCCAAACTCTAG
- a CDS encoding hypothetical protein (similar to AA sequence:cyanobase_aa:Aazo_1616) produces the protein MNENLNMNIIVEHQPNQERLKQLGVEHWAIWMKEPSTFPAIYAEDEMFYILEGEAIITPESGEPVRMSEGDLVALPIGLSCTWEVTRDLKKHYCYQMLVKKQLSSEDLQALKILDYPTATKEVSDFSETYAARKTCYLLEGEVLLTPAWGEPALIQKGDLVTLFAGMSCHWSIRQAVKMHYFYPEQYID, from the coding sequence ATGAATGAGAATCTAAACATGAACATTATCGTTGAGCATCAACCGAACCAAGAAAGACTGAAGCAGTTGGGCGTAGAGCATTGGGCAATTTGGATGAAAGAGCCATCAACATTTCCCGCAATTTACGCAGAAGATGAAATGTTCTATATCTTAGAAGGTGAGGCAATCATCACGCCGGAGTCTGGAGAGCCAGTGCGAATGAGTGAAGGAGATTTAGTCGCTTTGCCGATCGGTTTATCCTGCACCTGGGAAGTGACGCGAGATCTCAAGAAGCATTATTGCTACCAGATGCTCGTTAAAAAGCAACTTAGCTCAGAAGATTTGCAAGCATTGAAGATTCTGGACTATCCGACTGCAACAAAGGAAGTGTCAGATTTTTCTGAAACTTATGCTGCTAGAAAAACTTGCTATCTTCTAGAAGGTGAAGTCTTACTCACTCCGGCTTGGGGAGAACCTGCGTTGATTCAGAAAGGAGATTTGGTCACACTTTTTGCCGGAATGTCCTGTCATTGGAGTATCCGACAGGCTGTAAAAATGCACTATTTTTACCCAGAGCAATACATCGATTAA
- a CDS encoding hypothetical protein (protein of unknown function DUF6 transmembrane;~similar to AA sequence:cyanobase_aa:PCC7424_4923), giving the protein MITANWLSYALASLFLYGFWGLFSKLATNYLGSRTVLVYDIVGAVLVGLMFFGTNNWEWRGDLRGIVFAMLTGIVGTLATLCYLVAVSKGSSSIVLPLTSLYPAITVILALLILKEPMTLRHGIGILLAVSAIILCAGE; this is encoded by the coding sequence ATGATCACAGCAAATTGGCTTTCCTACGCATTGGCATCTCTATTCTTATACGGATTTTGGGGATTGTTCAGCAAATTGGCAACGAACTATCTTGGCTCCAGAACCGTATTGGTTTATGACATTGTTGGAGCAGTCTTAGTTGGATTAATGTTTTTTGGTACAAACAACTGGGAATGGCGAGGAGATCTTCGCGGGATTGTTTTTGCGATGCTGACCGGAATTGTAGGAACCCTTGCTACGCTTTGTTATTTAGTTGCAGTGAGTAAAGGCTCTAGCTCAATTGTTTTACCGCTGACCTCTTTATACCCTGCGATTACGGTTATTTTGGCTCTTCTTATTCTCAAAGAGCCAATGACCCTAAGGCATGGTATCGGTATTTTGCTCGCTGTCTCGGCAATCATCCTTTGTGCAGGAGAATAG
- a CDS encoding integral membrane sensor hybrid histidine kinase (similar to AA sequence:cyanobase_aa:Npun_F5479), with translation MNTPPLPAAKIGKQVPLRLMLVVPFVLQIFAAVGLVGYLSFRNGQKAVNNLASQMIDKASQQVDQHLDTYLALPQQLNQLNADAIAAGQLNTNDSKASQQHLWRKAKVFKDVSYIGYTLTNGQETGAGRWINGVDLLVYENLPELGKASDYAADEQGNRIKLIQTYAYNPLSEAWYKDTVKAGKPIWSQIYAADLSNVKVADTGAASQSQNTASNLGLQYYVTASAKRPFYDKNNKLLGVLTTDLLLTKISEFLRTLKVSPSGQVFIMERDGRLVGSSGTEPILHRVNEKPERYSALNNPDPLIRTIAETLTHRFNTLRAISNQQELDLTFNGQRQFVKVTPWRDDYGLDWLVVVTVPEADFMAEINASTRTTILLCLAALGVATLLGIYTSQWIAQPILRLSQASESLATSAQKGFAVGELNQEVALSRVTELGILASSFNRMAEQLRESFITLEQTNEQLEQRVEERTLELKTAKEAADIANQAKSEFLANMSHELRTPLNGVLGYVQILQRSKNLGDKEQKGVDIIYQCGSHLLTLINDVLDLSKIEARKMELHPKAFHFLSFLESVVEMCRIRAEQKEIAFHYQFDAQLPIAIRADEKRLRQVLINLLGNAIKFTDTGSVTFKVSALDQIRFEIEDTGVGLSPEQLNQIFLPFEQVGDTKKQTEGTGLGLAISQKIVSLMGGTIAVNSILGKGSTFWFEVALPEAKEWATTARKTHRGTIVGFEGNNRKILTVDDRWENRSVLINLLAPLGFEIFEASNGQEGFEQAISIRPDLIITDLAMPVMDGFTLVQNLRQVPQLQDILIIASSASVFDIDRQQAQQAGCDDFLPKPIQAEELLDQIQQHLQVTWIYEENTQPEPLPVPLTAQDSETWVVPPASELSILYKAAKRGRVSQIQTEVDRIQQLDPNYAAFVTKIQGLINEFELQAIVILIESHTLPVEEI, from the coding sequence ATGAATACGCCCCCTCTGCCTGCTGCCAAGATCGGTAAACAAGTTCCACTCCGCCTGATGCTGGTCGTTCCTTTTGTGCTGCAAATCTTTGCGGCGGTCGGACTGGTTGGCTATCTCTCCTTCAGAAACGGACAGAAAGCCGTGAATAACTTAGCGAGTCAGATGATTGACAAAGCGAGCCAGCAAGTGGATCAACATTTGGATACTTATTTGGCATTGCCACAGCAACTCAACCAACTGAATGCAGACGCGATCGCAGCGGGTCAACTTAACACCAATGACTCTAAAGCGAGTCAGCAACACCTCTGGCGAAAAGCAAAAGTTTTTAAGGATGTGAGCTACATCGGCTATACCTTAACCAACGGTCAAGAAACAGGGGCAGGCAGATGGATCAACGGCGTAGATCTACTCGTATACGAAAATCTTCCTGAATTAGGCAAAGCGTCAGACTATGCGGCTGATGAGCAGGGAAACCGCATCAAACTGATTCAAACTTATGCGTACAATCCCTTATCAGAAGCTTGGTACAAAGACACCGTTAAAGCTGGAAAACCCATTTGGAGCCAGATCTACGCGGCTGATCTGAGCAATGTGAAAGTTGCCGACACTGGAGCCGCTTCGCAATCCCAAAACACGGCTTCTAACCTCGGTCTACAATACTATGTTACCGCTTCTGCAAAACGTCCGTTCTACGATAAGAACAATAAACTCCTTGGTGTTCTGACGACTGACTTGCTGTTGACGAAGATTAGTGAGTTTCTTCGCACTCTCAAAGTCAGTCCTTCTGGACAAGTCTTCATTATGGAGCGAGATGGGCGATTAGTCGGTAGCTCAGGAACTGAGCCGATTCTGCATCGCGTCAACGAGAAGCCAGAACGCTACAGCGCCCTGAACAATCCTGATCCGCTGATTCGGACGATCGCTGAGACGCTCACCCATCGATTCAACACACTTCGTGCAATTTCAAATCAGCAAGAGCTTGACCTCACGTTTAATGGACAACGGCAGTTTGTCAAGGTGACTCCGTGGCGCGATGACTATGGTTTAGATTGGCTTGTGGTCGTCACAGTGCCCGAAGCGGACTTTATGGCAGAAATTAATGCCAGTACGCGCACAACGATTTTGCTTTGTTTAGCTGCGTTGGGAGTTGCTACCCTTTTAGGAATCTATACGTCTCAGTGGATCGCTCAACCGATTCTACGGCTGAGTCAAGCATCGGAATCCTTGGCGACTTCTGCCCAAAAAGGGTTTGCGGTGGGTGAACTGAATCAAGAAGTGGCGCTTTCTCGTGTGACAGAGCTAGGGATTTTAGCGAGTTCGTTCAATCGCATGGCGGAACAATTGCGCGAATCGTTTATCACTCTAGAACAAACGAATGAACAGCTAGAACAGCGGGTCGAAGAACGCACGTTGGAACTCAAAACCGCTAAAGAAGCAGCCGACATTGCGAATCAGGCAAAGAGCGAATTCTTGGCAAATATGAGTCACGAATTGCGAACTCCTTTGAATGGCGTTTTAGGATATGTACAAATTCTGCAACGATCTAAAAATCTGGGAGACAAGGAACAGAAAGGCGTTGATATTATCTACCAGTGCGGGTCTCATTTGCTGACGCTGATTAACGATGTCCTCGACCTTTCTAAGATCGAAGCTCGAAAAATGGAGCTGCATCCTAAAGCGTTTCATTTCCTTTCGTTTCTAGAAAGCGTAGTAGAGATGTGCCGCATTCGAGCCGAACAGAAAGAGATTGCCTTTCATTACCAGTTTGATGCTCAGCTCCCGATCGCGATTCGAGCTGATGAAAAACGGCTACGCCAAGTTCTAATTAATCTGCTGGGCAATGCAATCAAATTCACAGATACAGGCAGCGTTACCTTCAAAGTGAGTGCGTTAGACCAGATTCGCTTTGAGATAGAAGATACGGGCGTGGGGTTGTCTCCTGAGCAGCTAAACCAGATCTTTCTGCCGTTTGAGCAAGTCGGCGACACCAAGAAGCAAACGGAAGGAACCGGATTAGGATTGGCAATTAGCCAAAAAATTGTCAGTTTGATGGGCGGCACGATCGCGGTAAATAGCATTCTTGGAAAAGGCAGTACATTCTGGTTTGAGGTTGCACTACCCGAAGCGAAAGAATGGGCAACAACCGCTAGAAAAACTCACCGAGGCACGATCGTCGGATTTGAAGGGAACAACCGCAAAATCTTGACCGTAGACGATCGCTGGGAAAACCGATCCGTGCTCATCAATTTGCTAGCGCCATTAGGCTTTGAGATTTTTGAAGCAAGCAATGGTCAAGAGGGCTTTGAGCAAGCGATATCGATTCGTCCTGATTTGATTATCACAGACTTAGCAATGCCTGTGATGGACGGGTTTACTTTGGTTCAAAATCTACGCCAGGTTCCCCAACTTCAAGATATTTTGATCATTGCCTCGTCTGCCAGCGTGTTTGATATCGATCGTCAACAGGCGCAACAGGCAGGCTGTGATGATTTTCTACCGAAACCGATTCAAGCCGAAGAATTGCTCGATCAGATCCAACAGCATTTACAAGTCACTTGGATTTATGAAGAAAATACTCAGCCTGAGCCGCTACCCGTTCCTCTAACTGCTCAAGATTCTGAAACATGGGTCGTTCCTCCAGCATCAGAGTTGTCAATTCTTTATAAAGCGGCAAAACGAGGTCGCGTTTCTCAAATTCAAACCGAAGTCGATCGAATTCAGCAACTAGACCCGAACTATGCTGCCTTTGTGACCAAGATTCAAGGACTGATCAACGAGTTTGAACTACAAGCGATCGTCATCTTAATCGAATCGCACACTTTGCCGGTAGAGGAGATCTGA
- a CDS encoding response regulator receiver sensor signal transduction histidine kinase (similar to AA sequence:cyanobase_aa:LBDG_48630), with translation MRQFSILIVDDTPNNIRLLFEVLHEEGFDVSVAKSGEIALEQLTLNQPDLILLDVMMPGIDGFETCRRLKASEETKEIPIVFMTALTDSVDKVKGLKLGAVDYITKPIEIQEVLARIHIHITLRKTQRELTAEVTERRQTEVKLQRSLNDLRNAQAQLIQAEKMSSLGQLVAGIAHEINNPVNFIFGNLGHARQYTQDLLELLQLYEQKCVHCNSEIEAKTEEIDFDFLRQDLPKLIDSMKVGAERIREIVLSLRIFSRLDEAGLKQVDIHQGIDSTLTILGHRLKAKSSDSCNIEIVQNYSDLPLIECYAGQLNQVFMNILSNAIDALEESVQLQKQLIPTIMISTSLVGDQIQIQIADNGIGMSPEVRQRIFDPFFTTKPVGVGTGMGLAISYQVITNRHRGVLDCRSRSGQGTEFLIQLPLKQQVHNEN, from the coding sequence ATGAGACAATTTTCAATTCTGATTGTGGATGATACTCCCAACAATATTCGGCTCTTGTTTGAGGTGTTGCATGAAGAAGGGTTCGATGTCTCTGTCGCTAAAAGCGGTGAAATTGCCCTGGAGCAACTGACACTAAATCAGCCTGATCTGATTTTGCTCGATGTGATGATGCCCGGAATCGATGGCTTTGAAACTTGTCGCCGCCTCAAAGCAAGCGAAGAGACAAAAGAGATCCCAATTGTATTCATGACAGCGCTCACGGATAGCGTTGATAAAGTCAAAGGGCTGAAGTTAGGAGCCGTCGATTACATTACAAAGCCGATCGAAATCCAGGAAGTTTTGGCTCGCATTCACATTCATATTACTCTGAGAAAGACTCAGCGAGAGTTAACGGCTGAAGTCACAGAGCGTCGCCAAACCGAAGTCAAGCTTCAACGATCGCTGAATGATTTAAGAAACGCCCAAGCCCAATTGATTCAGGCTGAGAAAATGTCGAGTCTGGGTCAGCTTGTCGCGGGCATTGCTCACGAAATTAATAATCCGGTTAACTTCATCTTCGGCAACCTGGGACACGCTCGCCAGTATACTCAAGACCTTCTAGAACTATTGCAACTGTATGAACAGAAATGCGTTCACTGCAATTCTGAGATTGAGGCAAAAACAGAGGAGATTGATTTTGACTTTCTCAGACAGGACTTACCGAAACTGATCGACTCAATGAAAGTGGGAGCAGAGCGCATTCGCGAGATTGTCCTCTCGCTCCGAATCTTTTCGCGGCTTGATGAAGCGGGACTGAAGCAAGTAGACATTCACCAAGGCATTGATAGTACCTTGACGATTTTGGGGCATCGACTCAAAGCGAAATCCTCAGATTCTTGCAACATCGAGATTGTTCAAAACTATAGCGATTTGCCGCTGATTGAATGCTATGCAGGACAGCTCAATCAGGTGTTTATGAACATTCTCAGTAATGCGATCGATGCCCTCGAAGAAAGCGTTCAACTCCAAAAGCAATTGATTCCAACGATTATGATCTCAACCAGTCTAGTCGGTGATCAAATTCAGATTCAGATTGCAGATAATGGGATCGGAATGTCACCAGAAGTCAGACAGCGTATCTTTGATCCATTTTTTACGACTAAACCGGTCGGAGTGGGTACGGGCATGGGACTTGCGATCAGCTATCAGGTGATTACCAATCGACATCGGGGAGTTTTAGACTGTCGATCGCGCTCTGGGCAAGGAACCGAATTCTTGATCCAACTTCCCTTAAAGCAACAAGTTCACAATGAAAATTGA